One Chromobacterium paludis genomic window carries:
- a CDS encoding gamma carbonic anhydrase family protein, producing the protein MKSNIRQYDGHHPDIADGCYIDPTAVVIGEVKLEKGASVWPCAVVRGDVNHIHIGENSNVQDHAMLHVSHKTAADPAGAPLIIGKHVTIGHHVTLHGCTIGDEVLIGIGSIVLDRAVIESRVLIGAGSLVPPGKRLASGYLYLGNPVKQARPLTEQELAYFQYSAEHYLRVADKHKANLDD; encoded by the coding sequence ATGAAAAGCAATATCCGCCAATACGACGGCCACCACCCCGACATCGCGGACGGCTGTTACATCGACCCGACCGCGGTGGTCATCGGCGAGGTGAAGCTGGAAAAAGGCGCCTCGGTCTGGCCTTGCGCGGTGGTGCGCGGCGACGTCAACCATATCCATATCGGCGAGAACAGCAATGTGCAGGACCACGCCATGCTGCACGTCAGCCACAAGACGGCGGCCGATCCGGCCGGCGCGCCGCTGATCATAGGCAAGCATGTCACCATCGGCCACCACGTGACGCTGCACGGCTGCACCATAGGCGACGAGGTGCTGATAGGCATAGGCAGCATCGTGCTGGACCGGGCGGTGATTGAAAGCCGCGTGTTGATCGGCGCCGGCAGCCTGGTGCCGCCGGGCAAACGCTTGGCGTCCGGTTATTTATACCTGGGCAACCCGGTCAAGCAGGCCCGGCCGCTGACGGAGCAGGAACTGGCCTACTTCCAGTATTCCGCCGAGCATTACCTGCGCGTGGCCGACAAACACAAGGCCAATCTGGACGATTAA
- a CDS encoding RDD family protein translates to MIDREEEWEYVGFWARVGACLVDTVLLLIVSAPLLWLLSDGGASRFDDWSGAAFGNRPVDPIADFMLNYVLPAVAVILFWIYKRATPGKMMLGAQVVDADSGGPLTPGQAALRYLGYYLSLIPCGLGLIWVGLDARKQGWHDKLARSVVVRRKPAPPSFPSRR, encoded by the coding sequence ATGATAGACCGCGAAGAAGAATGGGAATATGTCGGTTTCTGGGCCAGGGTCGGCGCCTGCTTGGTGGATACCGTGCTGTTGTTGATCGTCTCCGCGCCGCTGCTGTGGCTGCTGAGCGATGGCGGCGCCAGCCGCTTCGACGATTGGTCGGGAGCCGCCTTCGGCAATCGCCCGGTCGATCCTATCGCGGACTTCATGCTCAACTATGTGCTGCCGGCCGTCGCCGTCATCCTGTTCTGGATCTACAAACGCGCCACGCCGGGCAAGATGATGCTGGGCGCGCAAGTGGTGGACGCGGACAGCGGCGGCCCGCTGACGCCGGGCCAGGCCGCGCTGCGCTACCTGGGCTATTACCTCTCCCTCATTCCTTGCGGGCTGGGCCTGATCTGGGTAGGCCTGGACGCGCGCAAGCAGGGCTGGCACGACAAGCTGGCGCGCAGTGTGGTGGTGCGGCGCAAGCCCGCGCCGCCATCGTTTCCTAGCCGGCGCTGA